The genome window CATCATCATTCTAGAGCGCGATGGTAAGAACAACTTACTGCATTTAAAAAATCCTGATACCGCAGTTGTGGCTTCATCCAATCTTGTTATCTCAAGCCAAACAACAAACCTGCCAGGCCTTAATTTTGTCTTTGACTCAAGAGCAGAGGCTAAATTAGCGCCATACCCTCATCTACCTCCCCTTCCCAAGCACCCATAAAAAAGCCCCGCCGAAATGGCGAGGCTCACTCAGTATTTTTAGAGGGCTATGTCAGCCCTACACATATGATTACAGTACGTCTACAGCGTTCAAATCTGAGAATGCTTGCTCTAAGCGAGTCACCATTGATACTTGAGCATGGCGCAACCAAACGCGTGGATCATAGTATTTCTTGTTCGGTGAATCATCGCCATCTGGGCTGCCGATTTGACCTTGCAAGAATGCTTCTTTGTCGATGTAGTATTCACGAATACCGTTCCAACAAGCCCACTGAGTATCTGTATCGATGTTCATTTTTATCACACCGTAACCGATAGACTCTTGAATTTCTTCTTGTGAAGAACCTGAACCACCGTGGAATACGAAGTTCAATGCATTCTTCTCAAGACCATACTTCTCAGACACATAAGTTTGTGAATCACGAAGAATAGTAGGAGTCAGTTTCACGTTACCTGGCTTGTAAACGCCGTGAACGTTACCGAAAGATGCAGCAATCGTGAAGTTAGGGCTAACCGCATTCAATGTTTCATATGCATAAGCAACTTCAGATGGTTGAGTGTAAAGTTTAGACTCATCCATATCTGTGTTATCAACACCGTCTTCTTCACCACCAGTACAACCGAGTTCGATTTCTAGTGTCATACCCATTTTGCTCATGCGAGCGAGGTATTTAGCACATGTTTCAATGTTCTCTTCAAGGCTTTCTTCTGAAAGGTCGATCATGTGAGAGCTGAACAATGGCTTGCCTGTTTCTGCAAAGTGTTTTTCACCCGCGTCAAGCATACCGTCAATCCAAGGCAATAATTTCTTAGCCGCGTGGTCGGTGTGCAAGA of Echinimonas agarilytica contains these proteins:
- the fbaA gene encoding class II fructose-bisphosphate aldolase, with translation MSQNIFDVVKPGVLTGDDVSKVFAIAKEKGFALPAVNCIGTDSVNAVLEAAAKVKSPVVVQFSNGGAAFFAGKGFKGEGQQAAILGAISGAKHVHNMAEAYGVPVILHTDHAAKKLLPWIDGMLDAGEKHFAETGKPLFSSHMIDLSEESLEENIETCAKYLARMSKMGMTLEIELGCTGGEEDGVDNTDMDESKLYTQPSEVAYAYETLNAVSPNFTIAASFGNVHGVYKPGNVKLTPTILRDSQTYVSEKYGLEKNALNFVFHGGSGSSQEEIQESIGYGVIKMNIDTDTQWACWNGIREYYIDKEAFLQGQIGSPDGDDSPNKKYYDPRVWLRHAQVSMVTRLEQAFSDLNAVDVL